CCTTAGCACCCTTGTACTTGAAGTTCAAAAATGGGTCTTTAGATACCGCTGGACCAAATTGGCCATTAAATACGTCCTTGCCATTTGCTTTCACATTAATCGTGCTGATAAACCATGCTGGAATAGTTTTACCGGCAGCGTCTTTACGCTGACCAGATTCCATGTCGTGTTTCATCAAAATTTTTACGTCTACAGTGCCACCATTTTCAGCAGCTCTTACGCGCATTGGATCAGCCATTTTGGTTCCTCTTTTACTCTATAGATAAATGAATTGTTCTGTTGGATTACCGCGAAATTAACCGCCGCAACCACCAAGCGTTACTTTGACCTCTTTAACAGTCATTAGCCACTTACCATCAGCCTTGACTAAGCCATATACATTGGATGTTTGACCCATCTTGATACGAGTGGTAACAAAAGCGTCTGTGCCAGCCGGGATGAAGAATTGAGCTGCAAGTGCGCTTGGATTCTTTTCAACTAAGATTGCCATTTGCTCTGCTTTGAGCGAAGTGATAATTCCGACAGGAACGACTGCGCCGTTTTCAGCGATATCAGGGGCATTTAAAGTCACTGCGGATGATTTTTCTGGACTACTAGCACCCATTATCTTGAATACATCATCGATACCCTTGCCTTCAAAAGCTGCCTTATTCCACTCTTGTGCTTGAGCTGTACTAATAAGGCCTGCAGAAGCCATCAGACCAAATACTGCTGAGTACTTCAATACACTGCGACGCTGCTGATTCATAAAAACTCCTTTATTAATCTTTACTTCTCTCAATTTATTGCTTATTTTGCATTAAAACGCCCTGCTTACTACCAAAAATAGCTTTTTATTTACCGCCAGAAAGCATCCAAAGCACCAAAGTCTTACGATCTTCGTCGGAAAGCTGAGCTTGAGCAGGCATCGGGATCGAACCCCACACCCCCGCTCCCCCTACTTTTACCTTGATCGACAACTTATCAACTGCACCGCTCTGACCCTCATACTTTTTAGCAATATCTGCAATTGATGGTCCGACTAACTTGGCGTTAGGTGCATGGCAAGCGGAGCAGTTCTCATTTTTAAAGAGGACTGAGGGACCTTTTGCTGCGGAAGAATGGGTCTCCACTGCCTGCGCTAAACCAAGACCTGAAGTTCCGGGCAATTGCTTAATCGGTGGCTTCGTAGTGTTTGCACCACGATAAGGTCCATACATGCGATTTTGATCGGCAATATTTTCATGCGCGTTCCGAGCAAAATCCGGCAAGGTTGACCCAATTTGTACAAATGGCACGCAGTTATGCATGCATGCACTACCATTCGTATCAGGCTTATCTTTAGCGTTCCAGAATCCGTGTTTCGTCGTCATGCCGTTACGATTTGGCATTTTAATTTCAGCAATATTTTTATCGCTGAGAACGAAATCATCTGGAACGATTTCACCAAGACTCAAAATAAATGCAACCAGCGCATAGGTATCATCAGGAGTCAGTGATCTAGGCGCATTCCACGGCATCGCTCGGTAAATGTAATCCCATAATGTAGATACCGTAGAGACCTTCATTAAGGTCGTTCTTTGCGGTTGCTTCATATCTTTTAATGAGGCAACTCGACCTGTCTTCAGATCATCCTTGGTAGTGCCCCCAGCGATAGGCGTGAAGATTTCATTGGACTCACCAAAGGTGCCATGACAACTAGCGCATTTAGCTTCCCAAATAACTTGCCCTTTTTCAACCGAACCAGATCCCTTAGGTAAACCCTTGAAGTCTGGGCGCACATCAATATCCCAAGCTTTAACTTCAGCAGGAGTAGCCACCCTGCCAATACCAGGAAACTGAGCTAAACCTGATTGAGCAAATGTGAATTGTGCAGCCACTGTAATAAGTGCTGCAACTCCTAGGCGGAGGATCAATTTATCCAACTTGAACATTGCTCACCTCACCGTTTGTATCCAATTTCCATGATTGGATTGCATTGTTGTGATAGATAGAGCGTGTACCGCGTACATTACGTAACGTTTTAATCGGTGGTTGAATGTAGCCAGTATCATCCACGGCTCTTGACTGCATGATTGATGGGGAGCCATCCCACACCCAATCGATATTAAAACGCGTGATCGATTTAGTGAGGACAGGCGTTTCTAGTCGAGCTGTTCGCCAGTTATTACCACCATCAAAAGAAACATCTACTCGAGTAATTTTTCCGCGTCCAGACCAGGCCATACCACTCACGTTATAAAAACCTTTATCCAAAAGCTGTTGGCCACCCGATGGTGTGGTGATAACAGATTTGCATTCCTGAATAGAGGAGTATTGACGGTGATCGCCATTTGGCATCAGATCAATGTAGTGAATCGCTTCATCCTTGGAGCCCCATGGAGCATCGCCCACCTCTAAACGGCGCAACCACTTCACCCAGCTAACACCTTGAACTCCGGGGACTACCAAGCGCAATGGGAAGCCGTTTTCTGGACGCAACATTTCACCATTCATCGCCCAGGCCACAATCGTGTCGTTAAGGCAGCTCTCAAGATTGATAGTGCGAGTCATTCCCGAACCATCACCACCCTCGGCTAACATGAACTTTCCTTTTTTAAAGTCAGCGCCACACTCCTCCAGCAACACCTTTAAAGGAACTCCCGTGAATTCACAGCAAGAAAGCATGCCATGGGTGTATTGGACTGTTGGGACGGCCACGTTACCCCACTCTAATCCGGTATTCGCACCACACTCAATGAAGTGAGTTCGAGAAACTGAAGGCAGGCGCATTAAATCGTTCATCGTGAAAACACGTGGATTCTTCACCATGCCATTTACCATCAAGCGATGTGTTTCTGGATTGACGTTGTACCACCCCTGATGATGGCGCTCAAAATGTAATCCGTTGGGAGTAATGGTTCCGAATAAGCCTTGAAGTGGAGTAAAAGCAACAGAAGCTGCTGACACACGAGTCAAACCTGGAGACTCACGACGAATGAGGTTTGACTCATAAATTGACGGCACACCATATGGCATGGTTGCTACATTCTTGCCAAGCGTTGTTTGCCATTCTTGCTTTTCTAAAATAGCGGGATCGCCTTCCCCTGCTGCCATCGCTAGTGGAGCTACTAGTCCAGCGCTTACGCCACCTAGTGCAGATAAAAAGCCTTTACGCAAGAATCCTCGGCGATTTTCATCCAAACCGTTTGTATTGATATCGGCGATAAGCTCCTGAGAAATGAAATGTTCAGGTGCCTTTACTAGGCGAGCCTGATTGGTTGGCTTTTCGATTGCGCTGATGTCCTGCGCGCTAATCTCAATGTGTTTTTTGGTCATTTGATATTTGCTTTGGTCAATAGATACTTCAAAGTTAATGCAAACTCTCAGCAATTTTTGCGCACACGGTTTGGCACATTTCTACAGTAGCGTTATCAGCGATTGAGTAAAAGACAGTGATGCCCTCTTTGCGTCTAAGCAAAATTCCCACTTTATGGAGCGCAGAAAGGTGACGTGAAACATTGGCTTGGCTGGAGCCACATAACTCAACAACCTCGGACACAGACTTTTCACCGCTACACACCGCATACATGATGCGTAGGCGTGACGGCTCTGAAAGTACATTAAAGTATTCGGCAACGCGTTTAAAAACCTCTTCCATTGCTTGTGGAGAGAGATCTTTGGTGGCTTTTTTTGCTTTAGCTTTTATATTCATTATTGATAATCATATATGCGTATATATGCATTTATTAAATACCCAAGATCCTTGTATTCATATAGAGAAATACCCTAGCCCATGGAGGCAATACAATAGGTGTATGGATATTGACGCAATTCTGCTGTCCCTAAAGCTTGCTTTTTGGACCATGGCTCTGATGTTGCCATTTGGGATATGGGTTGCCCATAAGTTAATGAATCTCAACAGAAGCCGGCCATGGGTTGAGGCTGCCCTAGCACTTCCCTTGGTACTGCCACCAACAGTTTTAGGCTACTACTTTCTAGTTGCATTTGGTAACACCAGTATTTACGGCATTCCCCTTGTGTTCTCATTTACAGGGGTCCTACTTGCCTCACTGATTGCAAACATCCCATTTGCAATTCAACCTATACAGAGAGCTTTTGAGGCCATTAATCCTGAAATCCGAGAGGCTGCCCAAGTAAGCGGCCTTAGCAATTGGCAAATCTTTCGCTTAATTGAACTGCCACTTTCTTGGCGAGGCATCACTGGTGCCGCTGCCCTCACCTTTGCACATACCCTTGGAGAATTCGGCGTAGTCCTGATGGTTGGTGGCGCAATACCTAGTGAAACGAAAACAGCTTCTATTGCAATTTATGACAAGGTGCAGAGCTTTGATACTGCTGGTGCCGGCGCTATTGCTCTCGTGCTCTTAGGCATTTCTCTCATATGCATTGCCCTCTCATATGGAGTATTGGGGCCTAAGCCAAATCTACGTAAAGGCTTCGACTAATGCTAAAGGTCAAGATTCAGCAGATTACTCCAAGCCCACTTCAAATTAGTTTGGAATGTGCCCCAGGTGAGTTGCATGCCCTGGTCGGCCCGTCCGGAAGCGGAAAAACCTCCGCCCTCAGAACCATTGCAGGCTTAAACAGACCAGCTAGTGGGAAAATTGAATGCAATGGTGAGGTCTGGTTTGAAGCCGATGATCTTGGCAACATAGCCCAACAACTTCGCTCCGCAGAACGGTCTTGCGGTTTCTTATTTCAGCAATATGCCCTATTTCCTCATCTGAGCGCCTTAGGCAATGTAACGATTCCATTGCAAAACTCTGACCTCAACAAATTGCAGCGCAAGATGATTAGCCTCGATCTACTGGATAGAATGGGCATTGCAAATCTTGCGGAGCGCATGCCAAGTCAACTGTCTGGCGGACAGCAGCAACGCGTTGCTCTTGCAAGAGCACTTGCTAGACAACCGAAAGTCTTATTGCTAGATGAACCATTCTCGGCGATCGATACACCAACACGCCATGGTCTTTATAAAACATTGGCAGACTTACGTTCAGATCTACATATCCCCATCTTATTAGTCACACATGATCTACGAGAGGCTGATTTATTGGCCGATCGAATTACTGTTATTGACCAAGGCATCAGTCTGCAAACTGCAGCGCCACAAGTACTATTTCAGAAACCAAGGAATTCCAGGGTTGCGGAATTGGTAGGCATTAGCAATATGTTTAGTGGCGTATTCGATACCGGCAGCTTAAGTTGGGATGGCTGCACGAAGGTCTTTACAGTCACTGACAAAGGAAAGATACCACCGAAAGCGCGGGTTGCCTGGGTTATTCCCCAAAGTGGCTTGAGCGTTCATAACAAACCAGCACAAACTAGCATACCTGCCTTGGTTGAAAAGATGAGCAGTCTTGGTCAAATAGCCGTCATTCAATTGCGAATTCAGAATAGTCAAAATACGATTGAATGGGAGGCCTCCTCGGCCGAAGTAAAGAGGCTGGAGATGGAGGTTGGTAAGCAAATGCATATCGAGCTCGATGGCAATCAAATTCACATCATGCCCTTACGCCCTATTAATGATCCTAGGCGCTTTATAGGGCAATAAAAAGGGTTTGATCTGAGATATTGGTCAGCTCTCGAGCTGGCACTGTTCATTAATGCCCCACTAAAACGCTAATGTTTATTACCCTATGCATAGAAGTGGTATTTTGATTACTATGTTAACTTGAAGTCGATTTTTTTAATAATCCCTTTGGAAATATGGAGTTTTACATGCAAAATAGTCGTCGCCAATTTATGATCTTGTCCGCTGCTGGTGCTTGCACTTTGGCTTTGAACGGTCAAGTTCAAGCTCAAGCCATGGTTGCTGAAACGGATCCACAAGCTTCTGCTTTGGGTTACAAAGCTAACGCTACTACAGTAGATAAAGCAAAGTATCCTAAGTACGCTGCTGGTCAAGCGTGTACGAACTGTGCTTTATTCCAAGGCAAAGCTGATGCATCAGCCGGTGGTTGCGCATTGTTTGCGGGTAAGCAAGTTGCTGGCAAAGGCTGGTGTTCTGCTTACGCTAAGAAGGCTGGTTGAGCCACAACACTGAATCAAAAAGCTGCTTCGGCAGCTTTTTTTTACACCCTCTTTTTAGCTACCATTCCAAGTAATGCTGACATACCAGTGTGCCTTACACCCTCCGATAATTCTTTTTCGTAGCAATGCAGATCGAGTATTTCAAAATCCCTGCTCAACTCACGAATCATTTCTTCTGTATAGAGGTGCTCTATTAGTGATGGGCCACCGGTTTTGTACTTCAACTGCTTTGGGGTGTATCCCTGCAGAATAAATAGGCCGCCTGGCTTCAACGTCTGATGAACTTGCTTGAAAATTCTGGCGCGCATTTCGGGATCAGCAAACTGAATAAAGATGCCAATGACCGCATCATATGATTGGGCCTGCCAATCAAAACCATCTGTATCACAAAGGCTGTACTGAATATTGACTTGGTTATCTTTAGCAAACTGAACGGCTTT
This genomic stretch from Polynucleobacter corsicus harbors:
- the soxZ gene encoding thiosulfate oxidation carrier complex protein SoxZ; the protein is MADPMRVRAAENGGTVDVKILMKHDMESGQRKDAAGKTIPAWFISTINVKANGKDVFNGQFGPAVSKDPFLNFKYKGAKGDKIIVTWGDSKGDKRTDEATAS
- the soxY gene encoding thiosulfate oxidation carrier protein SoxY, with the translated sequence MNQQRRSVLKYSAVFGLMASAGLISTAQAQEWNKAAFEGKGIDDVFKIMGASSPEKSSAVTLNAPDIAENGAVVPVGIITSLKAEQMAILVEKNPSALAAQFFIPAGTDAFVTTRIKMGQTSNVYGLVKADGKWLMTVKEVKVTLGGCGG
- a CDS encoding c-type cytochrome; its protein translation is MFKLDKLILRLGVAALITVAAQFTFAQSGLAQFPGIGRVATPAEVKAWDIDVRPDFKGLPKGSGSVEKGQVIWEAKCASCHGTFGESNEIFTPIAGGTTKDDLKTGRVASLKDMKQPQRTTLMKVSTVSTLWDYIYRAMPWNAPRSLTPDDTYALVAFILSLGEIVPDDFVLSDKNIAEIKMPNRNGMTTKHGFWNAKDKPDTNGSACMHNCVPFVQIGSTLPDFARNAHENIADQNRMYGPYRGANTTKPPIKQLPGTSGLGLAQAVETHSSAAKGPSVLFKNENCSACHAPNAKLVGPSIADIAKKYEGQSGAVDKLSIKVKVGGAGVWGSIPMPAQAQLSDEDRKTLVLWMLSGGK
- the soxC gene encoding sulfite dehydrogenase: MEKPTNQARLVKAPEHFISQELIADINTNGLDENRRGFLRKGFLSALGGVSAGLVAPLAMAAGEGDPAILEKQEWQTTLGKNVATMPYGVPSIYESNLIRRESPGLTRVSAASVAFTPLQGLFGTITPNGLHFERHHQGWYNVNPETHRLMVNGMVKNPRVFTMNDLMRLPSVSRTHFIECGANTGLEWGNVAVPTVQYTHGMLSCCEFTGVPLKVLLEECGADFKKGKFMLAEGGDGSGMTRTINLESCLNDTIVAWAMNGEMLRPENGFPLRLVVPGVQGVSWVKWLRRLEVGDAPWGSKDEAIHYIDLMPNGDHRQYSSIQECKSVITTPSGGQQLLDKGFYNVSGMAWSGRGKITRVDVSFDGGNNWRTARLETPVLTKSITRFNIDWVWDGSPSIMQSRAVDDTGYIQPPIKTLRNVRGTRSIYHNNAIQSWKLDTNGEVSNVQVG
- a CDS encoding ArsR/SmtB family transcription factor, translated to MNIKAKAKKATKDLSPQAMEEVFKRVAEYFNVLSEPSRLRIMYAVCSGEKSVSEVVELCGSSQANVSRHLSALHKVGILLRRKEGITVFYSIADNATVEMCQTVCAKIAESLH
- the modB gene encoding molybdate ABC transporter permease subunit → MDIDAILLSLKLAFWTMALMLPFGIWVAHKLMNLNRSRPWVEAALALPLVLPPTVLGYYFLVAFGNTSIYGIPLVFSFTGVLLASLIANIPFAIQPIQRAFEAINPEIREAAQVSGLSNWQIFRLIELPLSWRGITGAAALTFAHTLGEFGVVLMVGGAIPSETKTASIAIYDKVQSFDTAGAGAIALVLLGISLICIALSYGVLGPKPNLRKGFD
- a CDS encoding ABC transporter ATP-binding protein, whose protein sequence is MLKVKIQQITPSPLQISLECAPGELHALVGPSGSGKTSALRTIAGLNRPASGKIECNGEVWFEADDLGNIAQQLRSAERSCGFLFQQYALFPHLSALGNVTIPLQNSDLNKLQRKMISLDLLDRMGIANLAERMPSQLSGGQQQRVALARALARQPKVLLLDEPFSAIDTPTRHGLYKTLADLRSDLHIPILLVTHDLREADLLADRITVIDQGISLQTAAPQVLFQKPRNSRVAELVGISNMFSGVFDTGSLSWDGCTKVFTVTDKGKIPPKARVAWVIPQSGLSVHNKPAQTSIPALVEKMSSLGQIAVIQLRIQNSQNTIEWEASSAEVKRLEMEVGKQMHIELDGNQIHIMPLRPINDPRRFIGQ
- a CDS encoding high-potential iron-sulfur protein, producing MQNSRRQFMILSAAGACTLALNGQVQAQAMVAETDPQASALGYKANATTVDKAKYPKYAAGQACTNCALFQGKADASAGGCALFAGKQVAGKGWCSAYAKKAG
- a CDS encoding class I SAM-dependent methyltransferase; its protein translation is MGFTDATQFWNERFDKKEFIFGKEPNEYLVEQASRYLKPNSSVLCIADGEGRNGVWLAKQGMHVTGFDVSDIAQAKAVQFAKDNQVNIQYSLCDTDGFDWQAQSYDAVIGIFIQFADPEMRARIFKQVHQTLKPGGLFILQGYTPKQLKYKTGGPSLIEHLYTEEMIRELSRDFEILDLHCYEKELSEGVRHTGMSALLGMVAKKRV